From Rhodamnia argentea isolate NSW1041297 chromosome 10, ASM2092103v1, whole genome shotgun sequence, a single genomic window includes:
- the LOC115732833 gene encoding villin-3, protein MSSPAKVLDPAFQSVGQRVGTEIWRIENFQPVALPKSEYGKFYMGDSYIVLQTTSGKGGAYLYDIHFWFGKDTSQDEAGTAAIKTVELDAVLGGRAVQHRELQGHESDKFLSYFKPCIVPLEGGVASGFKKPEEEEFETRLYVCKGKRAVRLKQVPFARSSLNHDDVFILDTENKIYQFNGTNSNIQERGKALEVIQFFKEKYHEGTCAVAIVEDGKLDTESDSGEFWVLFGGFAPIGKKVTSDDEVIPETTPAKLYSIIEGDVKAVEGELSKSILENNKCYMLDCGSEIFVWVGRVTTVDERKASSQVAEGFVASQNRPKSTRVTRVIQGYETQAFKSKFDTWPAGSTAPGAEEGRGKVAALLKQQGIGVKGMAKGAPVNEEVPPLLEGGGKMEVWCINGSAKTPLPKEDVGKFCSGDCYIVLYTYHSGDRKEDYFLCCWIGKDSIEEDRKMAARLANTMSNSLKGRPVQGHLLQGKEPPQFIALFQPMVVLKGGLSSGYKKLIAEKGLTDETYTQENIALIRVSGTAIHNSKAVQVDAVATSLDSAECFLLQSGSSVFTWHGNQSTFEHQQLAVKVAELLKPGVALKHAKEGTESSAFWFALGGKQSYTSNKISQETIRDPHLFTYSLNKGKFEVEEVYNFSQDDLLTEDIMILDTHAEVFVWVGHSVDSKEKQSAFEVGQKYIDRAVSLENLSPDVPIYKVTEGNEPSFFTVYFSWDSAKAVVQGNSFQKKLALLLGIGHSAENQDRSNGSQGGPTQRASALAALSSAFNPSPDKSSSGEDKSNGSSQGGARQRAEALAALSSAFNRSSETKTSPRPSTAGQGSQRAAAVAALSSVLSAEKQKSPDASPTQAGGTPAESSSLAEPKDENALSETESSIEGSQPNEAEGNDSEPKQELEQDENDDGGSGAIFTYEQLKAKSDNPVTGIDFKRREAYLCDEEFQTVLGMTKEEFYKLPKWKQDMQKKKVDLF, encoded by the exons ACAACGTCCGGCAAGGGTGGTGCTTATCTATATGACATACACTTCTGGTTTGGAAAAGACACAAGTCAG GATGAAGCTGGAACAGCTGCCATAAAAACTGTTGAGCTGGATGCAGTTCTAGGTGGTCGTGCTGTGCAGCACAGGGAGCTCCAAGGCCATGAATCTGACAAATTCTTGTCTTATTTCAAACCTTGTATTGTACCGTTGGAAGGAGGTGTAGCATCTGGATTTAAAAAACCTGAGGAAGAAGAGTTTGAAACTCGTTTATATGTCTGTAAAGGCAAAAGAGCCGTGAGATTGAAGCAG GTCCCTTTTGCTCGTTCCTCGTTAAATCATGATGATGTATTCATCTTGGATACTGAGAATAAGATTTATCAGTTCAATGGCACAAATTCCAATATCCAGGAAAGGGGAAAGGCCTTGGAAGTGATTCAGTTTTTTAAGGAAAAGTATCATGAGGGGACATGTGCCGTTGCCATTGTCG AGGATGGGAAGTTAGATACAGAGTCAGACTCGGGTGAATTCTGGGTTCTCTTTGGCGGCTTTGCTCCAATTGGCAAGAAGGTGACTAGTGATGATGAAGTTATTCCAGAAACAACTCCAGCTAAGCTCTATAG CATCATTGAGGGCGATGTGAAGGCTGTTGAAGGTGAACTATCTAAAAGCATTCTGGAAAACAACAAATGCTACATGCTTGATTGTGGTTCTGAAATTTTTGTGTGGGTTGGCCGTGTAACAACGGTGGATGAGAGAAAGGCTTCCAGCCAAGTGGCTGAG GGTTTTGTTGCTAGCCAAAATAGACCAAAGTCAACACGCGTAACCAGGGTCATCCAAGGATATGAAACACAGGCATTTAAGTCCAAGTTTGATACTTGGCCAGCTGGATCCACTGCTCCAGGTGCTGAGGAGGGCAGAGGGAAAGTAGCAG CTTTACTGAAGCAACAAGGTATCGGTGTGAAGGGGATGGCAAAAGGTGCTCCTGTGAATGAGGAAGTCCCACCTTTGCTTGaaggaggtggcaaaatggaG GTGTGGTGCATAAATGGCAGTGCTAAGACGCCATTGCCTAAAGAGGATGTGGGGAAATTCTGTAGCGGAGATTGCTACATCGTTCTTTATACCTACCATTCGGGAGACAGGAAAGAGGATTACTTTTTGTGCTGTTGGATTGGAAAGGATAGTATTGAG GAGGACCGAAAAATGGCTGCTCGTTTGGCTAACACAATGTCCAACTCATTGAAAGGGAGACCTGTTCAA GGTCATCTATTGCAAGGTAAAGAGCCACCTCAATTCATTGCACTTTTTCAGCCAATGGTAGTCCTTAAG GGAGGTTTGAGCTCGGGTTACAAAAAGCTTATTGCAGAGAAAGGTTTGACAGATGAAACTTATACACAAGAAAATATCGCTCTCATTAGGGTGTCTGGTACTGCCATTCACAACAGTAAAGCTGTCCAAGTTGATGCG GTGGCAACATCATTGGATTCTGCTGagtgttttcttcttcaatctgGATCTTCAGTTTTCACATGGCATGGCAATCAGAGCACTTTTGAGCATCAGCAGCTTGCTGTCAAAGTTGCAGAGCTTTTGAAG CCTGGGGTTGCTTTGAAACATGCAAAAGAGGGTACAGAGAGCTCAGCCTTCTGGTTTGCGCTTGGAGGGAAACAAAGTTACACTAGTAACAAGATTTCCCAGGAGACTATCAGGGACCCCCACTTGTTCACATATTCACTTAATAAAG GAAAATTTGAG GTTGAGGAAGTATACAACTTTTCACAAGATGATTTGTTAACGGAGGATATCATGATACTCGATACACATGCTGAAGTGTTTGTTTGGGTTGGTCATTCTGTGGACTCAAAAGAAAAGCAGAGTGCTTTCGAAGTTGGTCAG AAATACATTGACAGGGCTGTGTCTCTGGAGAATTTGTCTCCAGATGTACCAATTTACAAAGTTACAGAAGGAAATGAGCCATCCTTTTTCACAGTATACTTTTCATGGGACTCTGCAAAAGCGGTG GTTCAAGGAAACTCATTCCAGAAAAAGTTGGCATTACTTCTGGGGATAGGCCATTCTGCAGAG AACCAGGATAGATCAAATGGAAGTCAAGGAGGACCAACCCAGAGAGCTTCAGCTTTGGCCGCCTTGTCCTCAGCATTTAACCCGTCTCCTGACAAATCATCTTCA GGTGAGGACAAATCCAATGGTTCAAGTCAAGGTGGCGCAAGGCAGCGAGCTGAAGCTTTAGCTGCATTATCCTCTGCATTCAATCGATCGTCTGAGACAAAGACCTCTCCTAGGCCATCTACGGCAGGTCAGGGTTCACAGCGAGCTGCTGCTGTAGCTGCATTATCCTCGGTTCTTTCAGCTGAAAAGCAGAAGTCGCCAGATGCCTCTCCCACTCAAGCAGGTGGAACTCCTGCAGAAAGCAGCTCTCTCG CTGAACcgaaagacgaaaatgccctttctGAGACCGAAAGCTCGATAGAGGGATCACAGCCCAATGAAGCAGAAGGAAATGATTCAGAACCAAAGCAGGAATTGGAGCAGGATGAGAATGATGATGGAGGTAGTGGAGCAATATTCACCTATGAACAACTGAAGGCTAAATCCGACAATCCTGTGACTGGAATTGATTTTAAAAGGAGAGAG GCCTATCTGTGCGATGAAGAGTTTCAGACTGTGTTAGGGATGACAAAAGAAGAATTTTACAAATTGCCGAAGTGGAAGCAAGATATGCAGAAGAAGAAGGTTGATTTATTTTAG
- the LOC115732879 gene encoding uncharacterized protein LOC115732879, translating into MGILATSKGRTSGQSSGMGFLLVFFPEEQQHQHRSTSDSSDIADKPKLLSSSPCPPVPSSFRRTHSGRLLSRAQSTISVCALLVCLTLLVFTLSTFDPPSPSPSASFSRRFLPERQPSQRRPQQSQPLLTPKPQNDRAPSPFWSFPTFSWRAKPKNSGSKRQFALQGMGTLYRRGTRAMSDLVVAHLVDNLSEEELRLFLRTLHRSGLTARADVVLIFPSRASASRFGSVIREEDESFSKLLYHYTQRFNATAAASRSPASFDSTHFAKSSKEASEPLWGKRARIGNSSSDAAAAESGGAARRDKSKRPTYGSVVGFEAGELDPENSLSGFLDHVPMSLRRWACYSMLLGRVRRNFKHAMLIDAKSWAVLGDPLGRVRSRSPETVHLLLTTVAASKAESNKHGRRNSARTQPPGSVSPEVVMGGTRGVRRLATAMLNEIVRASGQQHKRKGPVTESGVLSQLASNEFVLTNVNLVVSPEDSGSGGGDSGAALIKYGNNGNNSHNRDVKGMIMRQICSSEVDSSVYSDC; encoded by the coding sequence atgggcaTATTAGCGACGAGCAAGGGCAGGACCAGCGGCCAGAGCTCAGGCATGGGCttcctcctcgtcttcttccccgAAGAGCAGCAGCACCAACACCGCTCCACCTCCGATTCATCCGACATTGCCGACAAACCCAAGCTTTTGTCCTCCTCTCCCTGCCCTCCTGTTCCTTCCTCGTTCAGAAGGACCCACTCCGGCCGACTCTTGAGCAGAGCCCAGTCCACCATCTCCGTCTGCGCCCTCCTCGTCTGCCTCACCCTCCTCGTCTTCACTCTCTCCACCTTCGACCCtccttccccctccccctccgCCTCCTTTTCCCGCCGCTTCTTGCCCGAACGGCAACCATCGCAACGCCGCCCACAGCAATCTCAGCCTCTCCTCACTCCAAAGCCCCAAAACGACCGCGCTCCTTCCCCGTTCTGGTCGTTCCCCACCTTCTCCTGGAGGGCAAAGCCCAAAAATAGCGGTTCCAAGCGCCAGTTCGCGCTGCAGGGGATGGGCACTCTGTACAGGAGAGGCACGCGCGCCATGAGTGACCTCGTCGTCGCTCACCTGGTCGACAACCTCTCTGAGGAAGAGCTCCGCCTGTTCTTGCGGACGCTGCATCGCTCCGGCCTCACGGCCAGAGCCGACGTCGTCCTCATCTTCCCTTCCCGCGCCTCGGCCTCGAGATTCGGTTCCGTAATTCGTGAAGAAGACGAGTCGTTCTCGAAGCTCCTTTATCACTACACGCAGCGATTCAATGCGACCGCCGCGGCTTCGAGGTCTCCCGCGAGTTTCGACTCCACCCATTTCGCGAAGTCGTCCAAGGAAGCCAGCGAGCCGCTGTGGGGCAAGCGCGCGCGGATTGGCAATTCCAGCagcgacgccgccgccgccgagagCGGCGGGGCGGCGCGTCGGGATAAGTCGAAACGGCCGACTTACGGGTCGGTGGTGGGCTTCGAGGCGGGGGAGCTCGACCCTGAGAACTCGCTCTCCGGGTTCCTGGACCACGTCCCCATGAGCCTGCGGCGGTGGGCATGCTACTCGATGCTGCTCGGCCGAGTCCGGCGGAACTTCAAGCACGCGATGCTGATCGACGCCAAGAGCTGGGCCGTGCTCGGCGACCCGCTCGGCCGCGTCAGGAGCCGGAGCCCCGAGACGGTGCACCTGCTGCTGACGACGGTGGCCGCGAGCAAGGCCGAATCGAACAAACACGGGAGGAGGAACTCGGCCCGGACTCAGCCGCCCGGGTCGGTGAGCCCCGAGGTGGTGATGGGCGGGACGAGGGGGGTGAGGCGGCTGGCCACGGCGATGTTGAACGAGATCGTCCGGGCGTCGGGGCAGCAGCACAAGAGGAAGGGCCCGGTGACGGAGTCGGGGGTGCTGAGTCAGCTCGCGAGCAACGAGTTCGTGCTGACCAACGTCAACCTGGTGGTGTCACCGGAGGACTCGGGGAGTGGCGGCGGCGACTCAGGGGCGGCGTTGATCAAATACGGCAATAATGGCAATAACAGTCATAATCGTGACGTAAAGGGTATGATCATGAGGCAAATATGTTCGTCCGAGGTGGATTCTTCTGTTTATAGCGACTGTTAA